Proteins encoded together in one Ciona intestinalis chromosome 1, KH, whole genome shotgun sequence window:
- the LOC100176777 gene encoding serine/threonine-protein kinase ICK (The sequence of the model RefSeq protein was modified relative to this genomic sequence to represent the inferred CDS: added 177 bases not found in genome assembly) produces the protein MSVSAVAMHHHSYLSDAANSKANQSASSNLKGLSRFDWLKQLGDGTFGSVNLCRVKDTNELVAIKTMKKKFYNWEECVNLREVKSLKKLNHANVVKLKEVIRENNQLYFVFEYMKENLYQLMKDRDKYLPEASIRNMVYQVLQGLAFMHKHGYFHRDMKPENLLCMGPELVKIADFGLAREIRSKPPYTDYVSTRWYRAPEVLLRSSNYSSPIDIWAIGCIMAELYMLRPLFPGTSEMDEMFKLCQVLGTPSKAEWPEGHQLANQMNFRWPQVTGIGLKAKVNNASPEALHLIVDMLQWNPKKRPAASQALRYPYFSVGQDLGPKITQQQAMVKLHEQKQFGNLPMPASIKQQKDSINKVSIEGNLPFESLLNEPKPQNQAVANKAPQRMNQNNQNQPSAKVNKWKMKPVVTTVASKSPPSDEEDLDVGFKIKDNSQGSAKKKQIDLDDLFSASSSKKSSVGMKPTARLHRVERPSPLSTYKDLLDDEEMDILLGKESPSKSRLVGSRTRIATKESSKQNNSIKPLGFGTTKQPRPHYGVSEDRRVAPLPDINKHGRSNAHHAPFSTQGDFNNNNNSAGLDVQPNKLQTNRRPLVQKNDLFMNDIFGERKVEDKPSNMQINRQDSSKLGGIMTKPIRRRWRAAVAPDKWDDDDFDPKKTTNINLSAKKRIDADSLFGSPDSKLSFTSRQQDGVIPSSKTQRISAKQHYLSQSRYLPGMKMKPIDPSNLWPRSNYNHSSSTFKTNDTSPKKDYTGATYIPSFATKKEVGSAGQRIQLPVAPATKYHSWKSRPTGTQIAPASKPSGTNMRPQVVNDRFGRTDWKAKYGGPR, from the exons ATGTCCGTATCTGCCGTTGCTATGCATCACCATTCATATCTCAGTGATGCGGCAAACAGCAAGGCTAACCAATCTGCTTCATCCAACTTAAAAGGTTTATCTCGCTTCGATTGGTTAAAACAACTCGGAGATGGAACTTTTGGATCAGTTAATCTCTGTAGAGTGAAGGACACTAATGAGTTGGTGGCAATTAAAAC GGACAAGTACCTTCCCGAAGCCTCCATTCGCAACATGGTCTACCAAGTTCTACAAGGGTTAGCCTTCATGCACAAACACGGATATTTTCACCGCGACATGAAGCCCGAGAATTTACTTTGCATGGGACCTGAGTTGGTGAAGATCGCCGACTTTGGTCTCGCACGAGAAATCCGATCAAAACCACCGTATACGGATTATGTTTCAACTCGATG GTACAGAGCCCCCGAAGTTTTGCTCCGTTCCTCCAACTACAGCTCCCCTATTGACATATGGGCAATCGGTTGTATAATGGCCGAGTTATATATGTTGCGGCCTTTGTTTCCTGGGACATCGGAGATGGATGAAATGTTCAAATTATGTCAAGTGCTCGGCACGCCATCCAAG GCTGAATGGCCCGAAGGCCACCAACTAGCGAACCAAATGAACTTCCGTTGGCCACAAGTCACTGGGATTGGTTTGAAAGCCAAAGTGAACAACGCAAGTCCCGAAGCTTTGCATCTTATTGTGGATATGCTGCAGTGGAACCCTAAGAAGAGACCTGCCGCTAGCCAG GCTTTGAGGTACCCATACTTCAGTGTAGGACAAGACTTGGGACCAAAAATCACTCAACAGCAAGCTATGGTAAAACTGCATGAACAGAAACAGTTTGGTAACTTGCCCATGCCTGCGTCTATAAAACAACAGAAGGACTCCATTAACAAGGTCTCGATTGAGGGGAATCTACCCTTTGAGTCGCTTTTAAACGAACCGAAACCTCAGAATCAGGCTGTCGCGAATAAAGCTCCACAACGCATGAATCAAAATAACCAAAACCAGCCGAGCGCAAAAGTGAATAAATGGAAGATGAAACCCGTCGTAACAACCGTTGCATCAAAGAGTCCTCCATCGGATGAAGAGGACCTTGATGttgggtttaaaataaaagataactCCCAAGGCAGCGCGAAGAAGAAGCAGATTGATTTGGACGATCTGTTTTCCGCTTCCAGCAGCAAAAAATCGAGCGTGGGGATGAAACCGACGGCTCGTCTGCACCGCGTCGAGCGACCGTCACCGCTATCGACGTACAAAGATCTTCTCGATGACGAGGAAATGGACATCCTCCTCGGGAAGGAGAGTCCGAGTAAGAGTAGACTCGTCGGGTCTCGGACACGGATCGCAACAAAAGAATCTTCGAAGCAAAATAACTCGATAAAGCCTCTTGGTTTTGGGACAACGAAGCAACCAAGGCCACATTATGGTGTAAGCGAGGATAGAAGAGTTGCGCCGTTGCCTGATATTAATAAACATGGACGTTCGAACGCCCACCATGCCCCCTTCTCTACGCAGGGTGATTtcaataataacaacaactcCGCGGGTTTGGATGTTCAACCAAATAAACTGCAAACTAATCGACGTCCGCTGGTGCAGAAAAATGATTTGTTTATGAACGATATTTTCGGAGAGAGAAAAGTTGAAGATAAACCGTCAAATATGCAAATTAACCGACAAGACAG TTCAAAGTTGGGAGGAATAATGACGAAGCCGATCCGCCGAAGATGGAGGGCGGCAGTTGCTCCCGATAAATGGGACGATGATGACTTTGATCCCAAGAAGACAACCAACATCAATTTATCGGCGAAGAAGAGAATTGATGCGGACTCGCTTTTTGG GAGTCCTGATTCCAAACTGTCATTCACATCTCGACAACAAGATGGTGTGATACCGTCGTCTAAAACGCAAAGAATTTCCGCCAAGCAACATTATTTATCACAGTCTCGGTATTTACCCG GGATGAAAATGAAGCCGATAGATCCAAGTAATTTATGGCCAAGATCAAATTACAACCATTCGTCTTCAACTTTCAAAACTAACG ATACCTCTCCAAAGAAAGATTACACGGGTGCTACTTACATTCCATCGTTCGCTACAAAGAAAGAAGTTGGTTCCGCTGGTCAAAGAATTCAACTTCCCGTCGCCCCGGCAACAA AATACCATTCATGGAAAAGTCGGCCAACCGGAACGCAGATCGCCCCAGCGAGCAAACCAAGCGGAACCAACATGAGACCTCAAGTGGTGAACGATCGGTTCGGGAGAACCGACTGGAAAGCAAA ATATGGTGGTCCAAGATGA